From Plasmodium malariae genome assembly, chromosome: 8:
TATTcttaaagatataaaaaaaggaatgttGATACGAGGCTACCATTTCGCTAATGCTTTTCTCAAAATAAACgagtttatatgtattttatgtTGTCACAATATACAagatcaaaaaataaaaaaaataaaaaaagagaaatgtGCATTCTTACACATACTGaagcaaatttttttcaagagAATTAATTCTAAGAAGGAACTAAAATGTAAGAACTTGGATAAGGGAAAGTATGATGTTTATAACGTCGATATGTGTTTGTTAggtcaaaatatatttcaatttattaGTTATAATCGTAACAACATGATtatcattaaatataaaaaaggaaagcaCAAAATGTGTATGCGCAAAATATCAGAAATGGACATATTGTTTTATCTgaaattatgtaattttcagaattttttatttttttttacattttcaaaattacaatatatttttaaaaaatataggatGATTTACAAATGGAACGGTTCCCATAACTTCTACAGGTGGCTAGACGTAATAACCATTTTAAGTAAACCtcttttcaaatatataataataatgttatttaaaatattaaaaataatattaataataaaaatgataataaaattaatattaatgataagtataataataatggaagTAATCAAAAAGGaggtacttttttttttacaatttacTTATACgcgtatttataaaatatattttccaaCCAATCAGTTATTATTGATTAATATTTTAGATTTTGATAAGAGAGCATCTATAAAATTTGGGTGTTTGAGGTGCAGTATTGCCCCCCATTTGGACtataatgtaattatttactccttttttgtattactgaaaaattataaacaatttAGTGCTCtcaaaatatggaaaaatgataatttattCTATCGTTTAAATATTGGAGTGGGTAATAAATGTATTGCCACCACACATGGAAGGGAAGAAGTACAAACATTAAAGGATATTTCACCATTCACTGATGTAAGGTTTAATTTTCACTTTTTGCGTATTTTTATAGATgattcaaatttttatttaaataacataGACAGAATTATTATTGATTGTTCAAGCAAAGTTGTCAGACATTATTTCCCTTCCACTTTCTCGTCCGTTTTTCGCAGTGGGTGCAATAAAGATTTATTTCATCTATTTGTACTGTTAGTTTTTGATTATTTTccatattcattatatttttatgagaaaaataaaaaaagggaagtattgttatattatttcctatatattatgataaaCTATTTAACATCTAagcttttctattttttacacattctacattttgtattttcttcgattaaattttgtataaatgctttaataatttttttaaagtataaaGTGTCTACATTTTTCCaaataagaattaaaaaagaggaagataatttattagtttttttcAAACCAGAGAAAATAAGAGAATTTTATATGCACAATTTTAATCAAGCTgtacaaaaaggaaaagatatACGTGACAGAATAAATCTTTcaataaacaaaaagaaatttttacgAAATGCGAATATGTCTAGTTCGTGCGATGAATCAAAAATGGAGAAGTATAATCGAAGAATGAGTACGAATGACCCATGGATTTATGGTGTGCATGTTAATGAGGATgctaaaaattataagaatcATAAGAAGAGAACATGCAATTATGTCGATTCTGAAAAATCAGACGAAGAGCCTTATAATTGGACCAATCAATTGAGTCCtgctaatatattttcaaaaaaaaatgatactCTTTTTAGGTACACAAAATGGAGGGTATTAAAAGATTACTGCAAATATAAGAgcaacaaaaacaaaaaaaagattatttataagagaagggtaaaaataaaaaaaaatgggaaaatacATGTTAAGCATCTATTACCACTATTGTTTCTTAACGAAGTAGCATATTTCAGGCATGCACATGAATACAAGCCTTGTCAGTCATTAATTATGCCGTTCAAATTACTGGTATTCTCGTCGGATaattctaataatatatcatcaagaagaaaaaaaactgaAAGTCATTCAaacagaagaaaaaataaaaaaaataaaataaatgaacaaaaagaaaataaagaaaaagaacgaaaaaaaaaaaatagtagtaatGATTCAGATTCTGATATGGACTCTGACTCTGACTCGGATTCAGATGATGATGAAGtggaagaagaagaggaagaggaaGAGGAGGAAGATGAGGAGGAAGAGGAGGAAGATGAggaggaagaggaagaagaggaagaagaggaagaagaggaggaagaggaggaagaggaagaagaggaggaagaggaagaggaggaggaagaagaggaaaaagaagatgaagaagagGGAGAGGGAGAGGAGGAAAaagaagatgaagaagagGGAGAGGGAGAGGAGGAAAAAGAAGATGATGAAGAAGGAGACGAATTTGACAATGATGACGAGGATGAGGAAGAGGAGGAAGAACAAGATAAAGATGAGGAAGATAAAGAAGATGAAGACAAAGAAGACGAAGAGGACGAAGGGAATGAAGAGAATGAAGAGGATGAAGAACCGCGCGAAACGGAAGATACAGACGATAATGAAGAAGAATACAAAGAAGACGAAGTTGAAACGGACGATGAGAAAGATGAAGACGAAGGGGAAGATTCCTTTAACGACAATGAACGGaaaaacaggaaaaaaaaaaagaaaaaaattaaaaataaaaacaataataataaaaatagaaagagaaacagaaataaaaacaaaaaatgcaaatatgAGCATAACGGAGTCGAAAACAATGCTTCGGATGAGGAAATTCAGAAAGAAGAAGAcagttattataataaaaaaaaaaaattgtatctTAAAAGGACAAATAAAAGATTcaaacataattatatatatttaaaaaatttatttaaagaacATGTCTGCATAAATACAACAAATGTATCCAATTTTATATCTGTTAGTAAAGATAAGCTAACAGCGACATATACAGCTTGGGGGAAACACACGGATATTGCATGTGTTCAAGTAAACAAATGTGCCTTAAGAGACTGTAGTATATACTATTTTGAAGTAGAAGTTTTAAATTGTACAAACTTTTCCAAAATTGTTATTGGCATGACAAGCaaaaattatactattaataaaaatcCTGGTTCagaatataattcatttggatataaaaatgatgatggtaaaaaaattatagatggaaaaattgaaaattattgtaactcatatacaaaatatgatATCATTGGTTGTGGTATTAACTACTTTGACAATAGTGCCTTTTTTACAAAGAATGGAAAATTTTTAGGTAAAGCatgtaatataaattcaaaatatgattattatGCTACTGTTGGTTTAAGTACCTTAGGAGATCGTATCAAATTtcatttgaataatttttattttgatgtttataatttaatatatgaagaaaatgaaaaggaaagaaaaattattaaatctGTTTATATTCAAAAGGACATTTTTTCGGATATTATAAAATCTCATTTGATCAAATGTGGTTATTTAAACACGTATAAATCTTTTGTTaactttttagaaaaaaataaaaattcagaTGACAATAACAGTGTTGGAAGTTCTTCTAATTCTAAAAACGAAatagataaattttttatgaacaaaacTGATTTACCTAAtgttttagaaaaaaaggtAGTAGATGAGTCATCGCAAAATATCAGTAATAATCATGAAGACAAAGAAAACAAGAAAAACGTTACagatgaaacaaaaaaaaaaatggacaTCATCATAAAGAGCAATAATGCAAAGGATAATGCAAATATTTTTGTGGAAAATACTACAGCTAAATGTACTCCTTTGAACGTAGATAATACAAAGAACAGCAGCAATAATGACAATATTAGCAGTGttgaattaaaaaaggaaggaTTAATACATAGAGAAAATGATAACAATACGGAAAACACAGAAGAAAAATGTAGGACTGAtcatattaaaaaggaagaagacACTTTCACACCAATTAATAGTAATTCctctattaaaaatacagtAGATGTTGACGTACCAAAATATGTAAGCCTCCTTAGTGAAAATATCCCAGAAAAGGAAGGTAAAGTTTCAAAGGATGAGGGAAGTACGAAGGgtgataaaaatgtattaagtACATTCCTAGTCAAGTACCTTGATGCTTATGAGAAGTGCGATGAACAGGGGAAGAGTGACAAGGAGAAGAATGATATGGAGCACATCGATAACGATTCGAGTAAGATGGAGATGACCAACAAGGAGACCACGAACAAGGAGTCTACGACCAAAGGAACGTATAATCAGGAAAAGAATGAAGAATGTACTAGCGCAACTGTAGAAGTgaaagaagataaaaaaatgagcAAGTTGCCTGATTCCCCCAGTAGCTTAAACAAAAAGGATGAAAGCAAACTTGAGGAAAAGTCGGATACATCagaaaaattggaaaaatcAGAAAACTCGTCAGCTACTTTAATCGTTGCATCAGATCAAGCGAAAGGGAATAACAAACTAATTGTTTCTGAAACTGGAAAAAGTGGAAAAgatgaaaatgtaaattcCATAAAGATCCCAAATGAACAGAAGCACTCAACGGAGGAAAATGTGGAAAAAATGGAGAAAAACCAAATTATTGACACCACTTcaagtatattaaaatgttacGACTTTAGTCAGTATAGTTTCGCAGGTGGTAGCATACAAAATTCTCTATGGGTTTCTAGAAAAAACAGTTTaagtaatttaataaatgtaagaAAGGATTCTAGTTCAACTTTATTAAATAgattaagaaataaaagaagtttAAGTACAAAAGATAACTTGAATATTTTACctactaattttttaagcACGAAAAaagaatcaaaaaaaaatgatagcgatattaataagaaaatacatCTCCTCCTTAAAGATAAATCgggtattattaaaaatgaaaaaaaaaaattaagtaaaaagGAAGGAAGTAAAAACTATTCTACTgataaagaatatattacaaaatattttatgaacttatatttatctgaagacaaattaaataaaatggtAGACTCGTTAGAAACAAGGTATCTAATAAGAAATAACGTTATTAATGGAAATATTATAgatgttttaaatattctaGAGGAACAATATTCTGATCTATTTACTAACGCGCATGCTAGTTTTAATATTGCAATGTTATACACGCAACAACtgatagaaatattaaagccgcataaaatatttataaaaaaaatatcttcaaaaaaaagaagaaaatgtaaaaaatcgGTAGCTTATGATGAGGAAGAGGACTTACTTAGTGAAAGCagttataaaacatataacaCGTTAAGCGATGATCGTTTTTATGATGACATTAAGACAGACTATAATTCATCAGATAGCTTATTTTGTGATAGCTCCAATAATgaggaaaataattatgcagcatttaatatagaaaaattaaataaaagaagaaaccAAAAAAAGTGCAGCAAAATTAATGATGAAGAAGATAGGTATTCCAGGGATAAGAACATACTAGCGAGTTATCGTAAAAATGGAAAGGATAAAAGTAGTGATAGTAGTAGAAGCAATGGAAGTAGAAGTGGAAGTAtaagtagtagtagtaacaaGTCAGCCAATAAGTTAGGAAGGGACTCCTTCGATAACGGGAACGTGCTTCCCGTTTGTGCTACTAAgctaaaagaaaaaatgagtaatatagataatagttacagtaatagtaataataataataatttttataataagcataataataataaacatttattaaatataggTGATAAAAAAGGTTTGGAACATGGAAAATATACAAGAAATGATTGTCAGAAAACAAAAGTAAATTGTGAAGAAGGGGCTACAATATCTCCCATTAAGCATACGCAGTTGAATCAcaatgattttttaaaagaaaaaaaaattgaacaaaTGTCACTGAGAAGTATACGATCTAATTATAATGAAGaattttataagaaaaataatatgctaGAAGAATACGAAGATCATTATAAGAAATTATCAAAAGAATATGAGTTTTTTAAAGAGGATAATCcctataataataaatgtaagaAAGAATGCTATAAAACATTGTACAAGGAAGTAGAAGAAGAGGAGAAAAAacgtttttattatatgagtTCAAATGATGATATCACATCTGATTATGATAGTAATGATTCCAACTTTAACGAAAAGTTTTACCaatttaatgatataaattttgacaaaatatatcaatatatttataaaaataatttttcaccgaataaacaattaaaatttaaaaaagatcaTCTATATTTAGCTCTATTATggattaaagaaaaattatcaGTATTTAATAAATCGCCATTTGTTAACGTTCGACAGTGTATTCTAGACAGTACTTCCTTAATAGCTTATCACAAACCGTATAAACAAAAACTAGTTCGTATGTTCTTTTCGAAAAATAGGAATTTATTGACCTTCAATGCTGTTAATGAAGGAATATTGGGTAACAtttcgtttttttaaaatattatatacatttttcctttaaagTGTTCCATATATGGcatactatatataatgataaagTGGAATATATAGTAATGCCAATAATGACACCTTTTTTATatccttttatatatatatatatatatttttttttttttttttttgaagataTATGCTTGAAGGTTCCGATATATTCACCTTTGGAAGTTATGGTTAAACACTTAATTTTATGCAGGAACTTgttaagagaaaaaaaaggtaatgTAGGTGTTAAATATGATTGTCGTTATGTATGTCAGCCGTACAAAAGGTACatggtaaaaattaaaaataacaaaaaaaaaagaagatattttaaagaaaatacaaaacaaaaaaatgaaaaaggatCATTGAACGGAAAACTCATTGAAGATAAGAGATTatctatttttcattaaattcaCCAATTAAAcagtttattatttttgttacatCACGCGCACGTATATGTGTTTAtgtgtatgaatatataatatatatatatatatatatatatatatgatttatgAACTTGTACAAGCTCAAATATCTGCTGTTTTCAAccaaaattaaattttttttttttcttttttgcaatatttttttgaaaacacATTTTAACAGTATATGAACAAGTATATTTATCCATTTACATCCATGTAcgtgtgtatatacatattcacacttatgtatataatactaATAGAGTAttccatacatatataataaaacgagttgtttattttattttttgttatggTAACAGCAGCttacattttttcaaattgtATACGTGACAGCCGTCTTGgtaacttttttaaaattataatttacacaaaataattttatttttaattaaagtgtaagcttattatttatattatttataattaaagagAACAGTTATAGTTTCTTGCGTGTcatgttttattatgttcgtttttttttcttacattttatttttgtagttatttttataattttttcacatatttttgcatttatttttgtatttattgttatagctatttctgttttattgttatttctatttctttctttctttcttttttttttttttttttttattgttaaaagGGACGTCATCACTCCTACttacaaattatatgtatatatataacaccatttcaaattacataaaagaaGTAAATTAAAAGTCAAAAAAAACACTTTCCCAAATAGCTTATTAGGAAagcttaattttttataaatttcttaaaaGTGTAAGTCGGAattttatatagaatatataaaaaaaaaaaaacgcttatcttaaataaagaaaaatacttaatttttataaagtgCAAAAATGACGTTCATTTAAAGATATTATggtatgtaaaatattagcctgttaaatttattacacAAACGGAAAGCGCATTCTCCGAAAGAGAATATgcatatgataatataacagacaaaaaaaagtataataatgatatatgcGATGAAAAAGTTAAGGAATGTGTAAGTACTTGGGAAATtatagcatatatatgtgtatatttaaatataataaatacatttagCATTAAATTTGAATAAGTTTCCTTAAATTTTAGCATACCCTTTGTTTCAATAACCGAGTTAACCATCGCGTTAACTAACATGTCAACCATCGATGCTCCATCCCCTGCTGAAAACTTCATCTTTatattcttcctttttttggtTCCTTTCAATACAATGGAAAGCAATTCGACCGAGAGATACATATTCAAACCTAACTTTTTGGGGGAAGGTTCGTACGGAAAAGTGTACAAAGCATATGACAACGTGTTGAAGAAAGAGGTAGCtattaagaaaatgaaaattaataaaattagtaattATGTGGATGAATGCGGTATAAACTTTGTATTGttaagagaaataaaaataatgaaagaaataaaacataagAATATTATGACTGCTTTAGATTTATATTGTGAAAaagattatataaatttagtCATGGAGATAATGGACTATGATTTAGCTAAAATAATTAAtcgtaaaatattattaacagatagccaaaaaaaatgtattctgctacaaattttaaatgggttaaatgtattacataaatattattttatgcacAGAGATTTATGTCCagctaatatatttataaacaaGAAAGGAGAAGTGAAAATTGCAGATTTTGGGTTATCATCAAAGTATGGCTTTGATATGTATTCAGATAAATTATCAAAagataataaatacaataaaaaaactttaaATTTTACTAGTAAGGTGGTAACGTTATGGTATAGGGCCCCAGAATTACTTATGGGAAGCAGTAAATATAATTCCTCCATTGATATGTGGAGTCTTGGATGTATTTTTGCTGAACTTTTATTGCAAAAAGCATTATTTCCGGGAGAAAATGAAATAGATCAAttaggaaaaatattttttttattaggtACACCCAATGAAAGCAATTGGCCTGAGGCTGTATACCTTCCACTGTATACAGATTTTACAAAATCAAGTAAAAAAgattttaagaatatttttagaGTTGAAGACGATGACTGTATTGATTTATTAATGTctttgttaaaattaaattctcATGAACGTATTACTGCTGAAGATGCTTTAAaacacaaatatttttttaatgatccTTTACCATGTGATATATCACAGCTTCCCTTTAGTGATTTGTAATGTATGTTAAGATGTATTccgcttcttttttttatgtcaCATTTCTTTCGCATAATTAGTACTCTGATCTACTTTTAAAGTCCTAATTTTGtgtaatttattacatttttaaactTAAAAATGTAGAAGCGTTTTGAAGAAACTCGCTCTTAACTTTTTGCAGCAATAGGCTAATTTGATATATAAGTTTTAGGCAGTTCGTGGTATGACTGTATGGGTGTATGAATGTAAGTatgaagtatatatatatatatatatatatatgggggTACATGTGCACCAAAATAGGCATACGTTCACAAGTGCTGAGGCGCACTTTGTTATAAACCTTTTTTCttaagtatttttaatttctagACTGCGATACAaccttttcttttatttaactGCTTATtcattcttttattattattattattattactttttttaagtattaacataactatataatattgGTTAACCCATTGAGAAcagcttaaaaaaaaaaaaaaaaaaaagtaaacttttaaatctttattttcttccatttctttttaatgaaaaataatctTTAGTtgttatatctttttaataaaaaaaatttcttatgATAAATTTATAGAATTATTTTCCTGAAACATTAAACTGTGGAAAACAGTTGTATTTATAACAccattacattattattaaattgttattagtatattattattatactattattatattgttattattatattgatattatattgttattgttatattattgttattacattattatctTCCTTCACTAATTAGGCTATAAGCACTCATGAGATTTGTGGATGGCGGTATTCGTGCCTAGCTTTTTCTTTAAGCAATGCATTTTGCGAATGAGATCATCAAAGGAGTACATTATATTTCCacgcatatttttatatgtgcGAATGCGCAGTGGGGACCTCCAACAAATCTGCATGTATGCATGTGTAaattcatttgttcattttgctttatttcgTTATTCTACCATTATgtcattttataattttttcactttttcattataccattttttcattttttcgttttatcATATCATCATTATAcacaattttttcattttttcacttaatcattttataatgttaatattttatttttttttttgtagcaAACAGTGCTGTAACAAGGGCTAgtagtatataaaaattatttagaaCGTAAAAACAACAGCAAATCTGTTTATTTTCTcccattattttttcttaactattttttagtttataGCATctcgttaatttttttacttaatatataagtatacaaaaatatatttatgtatacatacataatacatacataaataagtaCGTATTGTGCGTGCCCATTTTTATTTAGCATATCTATGGATTGAACTTGTACAGTaggcaatttttttttttttttttagtttatataaaataaaaaaagtaaaaagcgAAAACGTATATTTACTGTGCTGTTAAGATGAGGCAAATGACTGATTTGCAGCTcccttataaatatatatataaatatatatatatttatataaaccaTATAGAAAGTTAATAAGATCATaagagaacaaaaaaaataatgtataacTTAGGATGGAAGCGTTTTTTGAAGAATACCAAAATGGTACTACATGTACAAGTCATCATTTTGATTTGAATAATGACTTTATGAACGCAATTTCGCACAAATATAGTGATGATGTGAGGACAGATGAAGAAGAATTATATGCagaatttgataaaaaaaatagtgtaCCTTATAGcaagaaaatatatgaaaaaataataaagaagatATGTCATCATAATGGTTTAAAACATGTTAATtactatattaataattttgataaaataaaaaatattagggGAATAAAAGTAAGAGGGGAAAATAGAATATGTGTATTAACATTatgtttaaattatatatattgtaacttaaataatgaaacaaTGACTATACATGAATTGAAAAGCcagataaaaagaaatatatccCAAACGAaaatttattgtaaaaacttagctaaaattttatatagtatTTGTAATAGACTAGGAATAAAAAGTTGTACGAAGAATGATTTATTACCCTATATGGAAAAAtgtattactactattatttataaaatgaaaaatttaaataacgATTTTAGcaccaaaaaaaatttacaagtaCAGACGAGGACAAACATATTTGATGAAGTGTTTGAGctcattaataattttaccgataattataatgataatgattcattttatatagatgaaaagaagaaatattacAATGAAAACTTTGACGAAATAGATAGTCAGGAAAAGGGTGTCTTGCAAAATAATGACCAGTGCATATATAGAAGAAGCAAGAATATCAATGATCATGATTTTGATGATGGTAAAAAATGTAGAGCAAGTGTAACAACTGGAAGTGCAAATGGTGTATCAATTAACGAAGATGAAACAAGTAGTGAGgcgtgtatgtataaatgtgtGTCAGCATGTGGTGATAATAGCAATGGTAACAGTAATGATAACAGCAGTGATAATAGCAATGATAACTTAAACAGTTTAAGTAGGTATATAAGGCGAAAAAGAAGTGTTAATACAAGATCAAAGATGGTAAGAAAGGATGTTGACATGAATgagttaataaaatatttagaaaagaACGTAACTTTACTCTCTTTGTATTCATGTGTtttgtattctttttttgttatatggAATACTAAAGAGAATATGGACATGAATTTGCACAAGAAGGAATGTAGATGGAATGGTGGAaatttgctttattttatatgttcttCTGTTATTATAACCTTTAGTGTTTTCAATATAAGATTAAAAGATCAATTCGTTTGTTATTGCTTAGATGTTGTGCAGCAGTCGGTAATATCACAAAAGAGGGaaatgttaaatttttttttagttacaCTTAATGAATTTTTAGGTATACCAGtaaatacttataaaaaCGTCCTTTTTTGTATACGAATTATATTcagtaattatataatgctacaaatgtatttattttatataataaaaaaatataaattattaaagcGTAAAAAAAAGGGTCTTTTATTTCTCATACAACAATTACAAATACATTTAGCGAAATTATTTAGGATCATTCacacaaatttttataatttgtcAGATCTTATAGTtgattacaattttttatttctatcagaatatgtttatattaatgtaaaggaaataatttctaaaaattatgatttcCTACATATGAAAAAGTTGATGAAAGGTTTgataaagaattatttaacacaagaagaaaaaaaaagattcgATGAACATCATTTTAATGAGGTGTATGATATAGATTTGAACGACATTAAATTATACTTgtcaaaaattttatcatataactTATATAATGAAGATGAATATCAAATAGATGAACATGTTCAGAAAAATAGTGAAGTAGTTGATCAGTTGAAAAGGAACAACAGTATCATTTTGGAGAATTCATCACATGGTAGTAGTGAAATTGTATTAGCATGTGAAGAAAAAACAACAAGTGATGCTACATGGGATGGTAAAAGGATTACAAGTAAATATGCTGCtgatgaaaattattttagtgATAACAGGTCGAGAATGCAAAATGGCAACAGTCGTACTAGCATAGTTGTTAATAAGGATGATATTAGAAATAATGATAGTAGTAACAGCAGCAATAATGATGTTAATTCTTATGAGATCATGCAAGGGTACACGTATGATGAGACCATCAATCCGACCATTTACGAACTTCATCATGggtacaatttttataatcttAAGCAAAACAATATTgacatttttaattacagGA
This genomic window contains:
- the MRK gene encoding MO15-related protein kinase, putative translates to MESNSTERYIFKPNFLGEGSYGKVYKAYDNVLKKEVAIKKMKINKISNYVDECGINFVLLREIKIMKEIKHKNIMTALDLYCEKDYINLVMEIMDYDLAKIINRKILLTDSQKKCILLQILNGLNVLHKYYFMHRDLCPANIFINKKGEVKIADFGLSSKYGFDMYSDKLSKDNKYNKKTLNFTSKVVTLWYRAPELLMGSSKYNSSIDMWSLGCIFAELLLQKALFPGENEIDQLGKIFFLLGTPNESNWPEAVYLPLYTDFTKSSKKDFKNIFRVEDDDCIDLLMSLLKLNSHERITAEDALKHKYFFNDPLPCDISQLPFSDL
- the PmUG01_08030500 gene encoding conserved Plasmodium protein, unknown function, with product MEAFFEEYQNGTTCTSHHFDLNNDFMNAISHKYSDDVRTDEEELYAEFDKKNSVPYSKKIYEKIIKKICHHNGLKHVNYYINNFDKIKNIRGIKVRGENRICVLTLCLNYIYCNLNNETMTIHELKSQIKRNISQTKIYCKNLAKILYSICNRLGIKSCTKNDLLPYMEKCITTIIYKMKNLNNDFSTKKNLQVQTRTNIFDEVFELINNFTDNYNDNDSFYIDEKKKYYNENFDEIDSQEKGVLQNNDQCIYRRSKNINDHDFDDGKKCRASVTTGSANGVSINEDETSSEACMYKCVSACGDNSNGNSNDNSSDNSNDNLNSLSRYIRRKRSVNTRSKMVRKDVDMNELIKYLEKNVTLLSLYSCVLYSFFVIWNTKENMDMNLHKKECRWNGGNLLYFICSSVIITFSVFNIRLKDQFVCYCLDVVQQSVISQKREMLNFFLVTLNEFLGIPVNTYKNVLFCIRIIFSNYIMLQMYLFYIIKKYKLLKRKKKGLLFLIQQLQIHLAKLFRIIHTNFYNLSDLIVDYNFLFLSEYVYINVKEIISKNYDFLHMKKLMKGLIKNYLTQEEKKRFDEHHFNEVYDIDLNDIKLYLSKILSYNLYNEDEYQIDEHVQKNSEVVDQLKRNNSIILENSSHGSSEIVLACEEKTTSDATWDGKRITSKYAADENYFSDNRSRMQNGNSRTSIVVNKDDIRNNDSSNSSNNDVNSYEIMQGYTYDETINPTIYELHHGYNFYNLKQNNIDIFNYRKNIMLISNNTDCRDKDMCTYLRSGESSYEVGSNNVRMNTLRTNNARSNLIDSNNNTGGDSNLWCYYRNYTSKIGIGKEEDEAKVTMKYQIQDDLQNEIKAGIGNFAEFLEELDNNTLKNEEVLLHFFKNADILKKINLSTINETNMEIMRFYNIKIVVQFLFYNILKSIIYNCYSLNFFSLHNLHRAINPKKNVKKNNISLSHEKAEIINTSFKRKIASKIKEMKNKKYKLEKYLICEQNDYLQNFHNSKLLKENIKLFLSDKKIILKNVSELLAYCLQEENADHSFSLEVSNDQALNFMPNSGKQSLPSNMRERDDNSSVYDCYCKGEECTNIHIKKNSLPYDENNNNNSSNNSNSNNSSGNNNNYNNSNNSSGNNNNYIAVVIIIIITIVIIAVVIIIIITIVIIAVVIIIIITIVIIDNNSSNNNISNDNNNNSSSNNNNSSSNNNNSSNNNNNSSSNNNNNSSSNNNNNSSSNNNDSSSNNNDSSSNNNNSSSNNNNSSSNNKKKIKIVLCRYAAEDENCQYYNDLQDASFNFFDYIFNIKMMKDYKDMEGLFPGKYFNVLFKMFNNMNYSFGSKKKKLIKMSNCLYHTYHLIGIKRIAGVGYNFTFKNELNDNYSKVLKTKFSNILSLEDVYFVFNRFFYFLFIYIKSQCCFFTENDTHLCIDNNNALHSPKLRCSCNRANCCYKIKTIVLFGNL